The Mycolicibacterium duvalii DNA window TTATTGACGTAGCAGTCGACCATAAGACAAGGCACCGACAGACACGCACCCAACCCCGCTCCGGCAGCGGCGGTCCGCTCTGAGGGGTGGTTGCTCACTCGCTCGAGTTCGAGCCGTCGTGCGCAACCGCCGAGCCACACATACCGCGCATCGAGTTGTCGCATAATTAGTCCCTAGGACTGGTCCTCGCCACGTTGAAAGCGCGGGAAGCGTTTCGTCCGGCGGACGGTTTCCTTGCCCTTTGCGTGGCCTTCCTCCGGCAATAGGCTGGTTACGCTGGCGATTCTTTCGCTTGCGGCGTTGAGCGCGCGGCCGGCGTAGTCACCTGCGACTGCAAGCACGTGACCGGCCGCGTCCCGGACGGAGGGGGTGTTGAGGTCTTGCCACTGCGCGATCTGGTGGCGACGGGCGCGGGCGAACGCATCCAAATCGTCTTGCAGCTGCTTGCTGTGCTTTGCCACATCGCGCACCGACCAGTATCGGAACCCGTCGATGCGGTTCGTCCGCCGGTAGGATTCCAGCACTTCGGCGGCCCGGGCATATAGCTTGCCGTCTTCGGCGACCTGGGTGGCGAGCAAATCGAATGCGTCCGCAACGACCTGTTCGCGATGTTCGGGCTCGACGTCCTGGACTCGCGCCAGGCGCAGACGCTGCCAGTTGTTCAGAGACTCTTCGGCGACGACGAGCAAGTTCAGGGTTTCTCCGAGGCGGTTCTCCTCCACTGCCTGTCGCAGGATCTCGGCGCGCTCCTGCACTGGTCTGGATGTGTCGAAGTCGTCGAGCGTTCGTAGTGCGTGGGCGCGCAGGCGCTCAACGGTGACGATTAAGTCGGGTCCCAGGGCCGCGATCGACTGCCAATCGGTAGCGGGCAGCGCGCCGTTGTTGTCTAGATTGCGGGCCATTCGCTCGACGGTCGCGTGGTGGCCTTTTACGTCGCCAATCCGGTTGGCCTCGACCAACTTGAGAATTGATTCGACTTTGCCCTCAACACGGCTGATCGAATCATTGACCTCGGCGATGGCCATTTTCAGGGCCATTTGGACCGCGATCATCTGTACCGAAACCATCTCGGTCGGGCCGAGCGATACTTGCCGCCACTGCAACTGCTGCAGGAATTGGCCCGCATTGTCGACGGTGGTCATGCGGTAGAAACCGGGATCGCCCGGCATCAGGTTGCCGGCGCGGATCGCCTCCATGCTTCTTGCCGACAACTGGACAAACTGCCCGTGCTGGGCAAACATCGCCGCCGCGCCGACAGCCGCGGCGGCGGCATTGCCGAGGGCGCCCTTGCTCACGTTCGCGACGTCGACAAGTTGTCCGGCTGCCTCTTTGATCTTGTTGATGTACCGCTCGACGACATCGGGGTGCCCGTCGACCAGCATCCCCTCATTGGTCACCGAGATCGCCAGGTCGTGCCCTGGGTCGGACTCCGCCAGCGGCACCGGCACCATGTCGGTCTTCGGTTCGCCGGGGGTTGGTTGCTCGTCAACGGTCATGTGTTACTTCCCCGCTCCCAACAACTCCGAGCGCCGTCCGCTCCACGTCACTACCAACGCGTCGCGCGCGCGGCTGCTCGCGACATATAACAACGACCGTTCGCGCAGTAGCGCTTCGTCACGCTCCTCGTCGGGGATAGAGCGCAACGTCGCAGGCGACGGGACGTGCTTATCGTCGGCACCGGCGAGAATCACCCGGGAGAACTCCATCCCCTTCGCCCGGTGCATGGTCATGACTAGAGGTTGACCGGGTACCGCGGCGTTCTTATCGACGGCGCGCGCCGGGACACCATGCTCGCCGAGGCCGCGAACAAACCGGTCACGTTCGTCCTGGCTGCGGGTGAGCACGGCGATACTTTCAGGTTCTACGGCGTCCTCTTCGAGCCACGTTTTGATCTTCGCGGCAACGGTTTTCAACTCATCGGCAAGGTTCTCGCAGGGAATCAATTCGGGCTCGGGTCCGCTGCGGGCTGAACGGTAGTCGGTTGTTGTCTCTTCTTCCTGTTCGAGGTCGCTGTACTCGGCACCAGACAACACACCCACCGCGAATCGGAGGTTTTGGGCGGTGGTTCGGTAATTCAGTGTCAACCGACGCGACCGCCCGACGATTTTGATTCCGAAGCGACTCAGCACGATCGGGCTACCGTAGATCCGTTGGTGTGAGTCCTCGGCGATGAATAGATCGTTCGGCCCCTCGGCCGCCAGGGATCGCAACAACGCCCAGTGCGTTGCGTGCAGGTCTTGCGCTTCGTCCACGATGACATGATCGGCGAGATAACTGCCGTCCTTTTCCGTCCGGATGCGCAGGGCCTCGGCGGCCAGCGCGAGAACTTCCGGAAAGCTGATGGTCTCGTCCATCTGGCTCTGCCGACGGTATGCCTCGACCAGCTTCCATACGGCGATGCGCTGTGGCCGGCTGAGTCGTACGCCTCGACCAGGACGCGGTACCTTGGCGTATTGCTCGAGTGTGGTGATTTGATTCGCCAGGACGACCGCGACGTACTCGGTTTCCAAGAACGCGGGTGTGGCCAACTTCTTGTCGAGTCCCGAGTCGACGGTTTGTGCGACTTCTCTCCACACGGTATCGGGTGCGGTTCGGCGCGAACCGAATTCGACTCGGTGCCCGAAGATGCGTTCGGCTGCCGCGTCTGCTAGACCCCCGGCACGGTGCAGTACGTCTCGGCCCAGTGCATCGATGCCGCCGACGTAGACGCCGCGATCGCCGGGCTTCTCGGCGATGGAAATGGTGGAGTCAAGGGTGGCCAGATCAGCCTTTAGCCCTTGTGCGAGGGTGGCGTTGAAGGTGGTCAAAATAATCCGCGCGTTCGGGTTGGTGCGGGAGAGCCGACGTGCACGGTGAATCGCG harbors:
- a CDS encoding 3'-5' exonuclease → MANLVIASNSKAMSKLDGSVKNKVYDFFEKLNKDDTSPKLHIEPLKAAVDPRVRTGRVDLYWRAILFRIDDKSSGTTYIYMGTWPHDDAIKLAERATLRVNPINGTLEGLIGEVPANEQPAVSTPTKPPPAPELSYLEGVGYTLADLTEGLGIDPALADRAMAAPDESALLEVAEAGLEWEGSALLDLATGIAIETIRDKHGFTDQPIDTSVDEDQQIIAALERPASKMQFAFIEDDEELRRVIEGGDFAAWRIFLHPEQRRYVESNYGGAFRLSGGAGTGKTVVAIHRARRLSRTNPNARIILTTFNATLAQGLKADLATLDSTISIAEKPGDRGVYVGGIDALGRDVLHRAGGLADAAAERIFGHRVEFGSRRTAPDTVWREVAQTVDSGLDKKLATPAFLETEYVAVVLANQITTLEQYAKVPRPGRGVRLSRPQRIAVWKLVEAYRRQSQMDETISFPEVLALAAEALRIRTEKDGSYLADHVIVDEAQDLHATHWALLRSLAAEGPNDLFIAEDSHQRIYGSPIVLSRFGIKIVGRSRRLTLNYRTTAQNLRFAVGVLSGAEYSDLEQEEETTTDYRSARSGPEPELIPCENLADELKTVAAKIKTWLEEDAVEPESIAVLTRSQDERDRFVRGLGEHGVPARAVDKNAAVPGQPLVMTMHRAKGMEFSRVILAGADDKHVPSPATLRSIPDEERDEALLRERSLLYVASSRARDALVVTWSGRRSELLGAGK